Proteins from a single region of Sesamum indicum cultivar Zhongzhi No. 13 linkage group LG5, S_indicum_v1.0, whole genome shotgun sequence:
- the LOC105162629 gene encoding probable membrane metalloprotease ARASP2, chloroplastic: MFINLSSSSSSHSLIRFINSKRPIPDFYPETRTHFCKPLLASSYSRLWKNNQFLLKNRRFSQGRRKKFTTLAVAGLDFGGFESAQSVLEAAAVLTAIIIVHESGHFLAAYLQGIHVSKFAVGFGPVLAKFNSNNVEYSIRAFPLGGFVGFPDNDPDSDIPVDDENLLKNRPIFDRVVVISAGVIANIIFAYVIVFVQVLSVGLPVQESFPGVLVPDVRPFSAASRDGLLPGDVILGVNDVELSKTSPSLVSEVVDVIRKSPKTKVLFRISRGEENVEINVTPDENTDGTGRIGVQLSPNVKFSKTKPKNLLDVFRFSGREFWGLTSNVLDSLKQTFMNFSQSASKVSGPVAIIAVGAEVAKSNADGLFQFAAVLNLNLAVINLLPLPALDGGSLALILIEAARGGRKLPLEVEQRIMSSGIMLVLVLGIFLLVRDTLNLEFIKDLL; this comes from the coding sequence ATGTTTATAAACCTCTCCTCATCCTCTTCCTCTCACTCACTTATTAGATTCATCAATTCAAAGAGACCAATTCCGGATTTTTATCCAGAAACCAGGACCCATTTTTGTAAACCTTTATTAGCTTCTTCATATTCAAGACTTTGGAAGAACAACCAGTTTCTACTCAAGAATAGGAGATTTAGTCAAGGAAGGAGGAAAAAGTTTACAACTTTGGCTGTAGCTGGGCTTGATTTTGGTGGGTTTGAGAGCGCTCAGTCAGTTCTTGAAGCAGCCGCCGTCTTGACTGCTATCATTATTGTTCATGAAAGTGGTCATTTCTTAGCTGCCTATCTTCAGGGCATTCATGTGAGTAAATTTGCAGTTGGTTTTGGTCCAGTCTTGGCTAAGTTCAATTCTAATAATGTGGAGTATTCGATTAGGGCGTTTCCTCTTGGTGGGTTTGTGGGGTTTCCTGATAATGATCCTGATAGTGATATCCCAGTTGATGATGAgaatttactgaaaaatagGCCAATCTTTGACAGGGTGGTTGTTATCTCTGCTGGTGTGATTGCTAATATAATCTTTGCTTATGTGATAGTTTTTGTTCAAGTGCTATCTGTTGGATTGCCTGTTCAAGAATCGTTTCCTGGGGTTCTTGTTCCTGATGTTAGGCCATTTTCAGCTGCTTCAAGAGATGGTTTATTGCCTGGAGACGTTATTTTAGGTGTTAATGATGTTGAACTTTCGAAAACGAGCCCAAGTTTAGTTTCTGAAGTTGTTGATGTTATTAGGAAAAGTCCCAAAACAAAGGTACTCTTTAGGATTAGTAGGGGAGAAGAGAATGTGGAAATCAATGTCACCCCTGATGAGAACACAGATGGTACTGGCAGAATCGGGGTCCAATTATCACCAAACGTGAAGTTCTCCAAAACTAAGCCGAAGAATCTCTTGGATGTTTTTCGTTTCTCTGGCCGTGAATTTTGGGGCCTAACATCAAATGTACTAGACAGTTTGAAACAGACATTTATGAATTTCTCTCAATCTGCCAGTAAGGTTTCGGGTCCTGTTGCCATTATAGCCGTTGGGGCTGAAGTTGCAAAGTCGAACGCTGATGGCCTTTTCCAATTCGCTGCTGTTTTAAACCTTAATCTTGCAGTGATAAATCTGCTTCCTCTGCCTGCTTTAGACGGTGGTTCTTTGGCACTAATCCTCATTGAGGCAGCTAGAGGTGGGAGAAAGCTGCCATTGGAAGTAGAGCAACGGATCATGTCATCTGGCATCATGCTGGTATTAGTCCTTGGGATTTTCCTTCTTGTACGCGACACCTTAAACCTAGAGTTCATCAAAGACTTATTATGA